CAGCATCGTGTCGTCCCCCTCGATCTTAATTCCTTTCCGAGCTGGTTCATGCACGCCACGGCCTATAAAATGCGGGTGGACCTCCGGCACAAATACACTCCACTCCCGATATCCTGATCTCCACTAGCTCGAACACGCCTCGCTAATTAACTCCGAGCAAACCACGCTAGCAAAGCATGGGGAGCAGCAAGGCCGTCGTCTGTGCGCTGGCGTTCGTTCTGCTGCTGGccgcggagacggcggcgggggcatcGTGCGACGCGACGGCGCTGAGCCCGTGCGTGGGCGCCATCATGCTGGGCGGGGCCGTGACGCCGGGCTGCTGCGCCAGGCTCAAGGCCCAGCAAGGGTGCCTGTGCCAGTACGCGCGTAACCCGTCCTACGCCGGCTACGTCGGCAGCCCGAGGGCGCAGGGCGTCGTCCAGGCGTGCGGCCTCCCCAAACCCAAGTGCTGAACAATCGATCGCCCGGCCGGCAATCCGGCATGGGCGCGGCACGGCCGGGCGTACGGACGGACGTGTTCACGATGCCATGTGCGTACGTACCGGTCGGTGGTCTCTACGTATTTGTAATGTATAATACGCGGTCGACGCCGTCGAGCTAGCTCGAGCTAGAGCCAGTACACGTATGTGTAGCACGTGCGTGTGTGTACGTTTGGGCTGGCTGGCTGACTGAGGGTCGATCTAAATAAACGTGTGGTTGCTAGCAGGCGCATATAGCACGTGCGTATGCCATACATGTGTACGTTTTAATGTTCTACTACTGTCAGGAATGAATAAATTTTCTGGAGCAACTAGCCACGCTACGTGCTCTTTGTTGTTTGTGCTTCAGTCGGTGTTTACTACGGAGTAGAACTTTAGATGCAAAAACCAAGTTACCAACGGCGGCGGTCCTTctattttttcatttttgctaTTCGGCGGTCTACTGAACTGACCTCACTGTTTCACTAGGGAAAACATCTGAATAATTCCACCATCTGATGGGCCCGGAGAAAAGCACGTAAAACTGTGAGTCTACAATAAAGCTTAAGAAATACCCCTCTGTTTTTCATAAttatatggaacggagagagtgaTAATGTATCTTAAAGTAAGGTAGGGATGTCTCATTCTCTATTCTCTAGGAGGGACACATGGCAAGTTTAGGCCAAAACAACAACACACTGGCAAGATAGCGTCTCGAGGGCAGGTCGCCTGGTCGGGTCTTTGGTTTTGTCAATCGAGGGCATTCACTAACGGTCAACATTAAACCTACTCGCACGTAAACTATACAAAACTGACGATTGGAAAACTAGGGATTAAACTAGACTTCCATAACCACTCATGGacagaaaatatttttttttttgtaaattatTTTACCTTTCGAGAAAAAAACCCGATGATACGTTGTACGGTCCCCATCCCGactgacctttttttttttgcttgcgAACGGCTATGGACTGTGGTTGCCCTGTCAATCTCACTTGTGCTTTATTCTGGTTCGAAAAACACATAGTACcagtaaataaaaaaaatgcaagaagctcgttggcgtctaactaaacaaaatatacttcatgtatctagacatcttttaaaaatagatacatttatatttaaataaatttgagtcaataaTTTAAGATCAGAGAGTAACATTTGCAGCCATTCAAACTTTCCAAGGCGTCAAGCCGGCCGGCTAGTGCATTGGCCATTCCAACTACAGTGAACGGTCCCCATTGCGAGTGACTGTTGTTTTTGCTTGCAAACTGCTGCTGACTGCGGTTGCCCCGTCAATCTCACCTGTGCTTTATTCTGGTccgaaatatatatatagaaaatGTAAGGTGTCGTCAGGCGGTCCGATAGTGCCTTGGCCATTCCAACTACAGTTATCTTCCCCCACTGCATTGGCCAAGTGCAGTACTCCCTGTTCTCCCAAGCTTTCTTCGGCATGGGGTTTTGGATTTTGAGTGCCCCATAAGAGATGGCCTAAGAAGTCAACTATAcaaaagaaatgaagaaaCACACAGACACAGTTGGAGAATATATTAATACTGGTTGGCAGAGAATATATAACTAACATATTCTGCCTCTGTAAAAAAGTGCCGATCGCGACAGAACAGTCAAGCGACGAGAAGACTAATTTTTCTTGCAAACTGTGACTCCTGTCCGGCCCAGCTTATCTTACCGTCATTCTGTCAATCTCAGCTCTTTATGCAGGCCC
This is a stretch of genomic DNA from Brachypodium distachyon strain Bd21 chromosome 1, Brachypodium_distachyon_v3.0, whole genome shotgun sequence. It encodes these proteins:
- the LOC104581504 gene encoding probable non-specific lipid-transfer protein 2, with the protein product MGSSKAVVCALAFVLLLAAETAAGASCDATALSPCVGAIMLGGAVTPGCCARLKAQQGCLCQYARNPSYAGYVGSPRAQGVVQACGLPKPKC